A window of the Bacteroides thetaiotaomicron VPI-5482 genome harbors these coding sequences:
- a CDS encoding RteC domain-containing protein, giving the protein MKILKDTVLFGLFASYADGVRNGEEKLSAAYDDFATLLATLPTDGTNICAQLRRLFYTKIELRGIQETVSTNGMERHVLFDVYIGKALALLDAEEQMMKEVLRHGGTEAMGLKEEAVCRNGKKGSVTLTWNGTDSDLIELVAALMAAGVIGTAEGRELKVVDVIRVFEEVFHLKINALYTKRGKVFDRCTDTTPFIDSLRRSYNRMLDARLA; this is encoded by the coding sequence ATGAAAATCTTGAAAGATACTGTCTTGTTCGGATTGTTCGCCTCTTATGCGGACGGAGTCCGCAACGGTGAGGAGAAGCTGTCTGCCGCCTATGATGATTTTGCCACGTTGCTGGCTACGCTCCCGACAGACGGGACAAACATCTGTGCACAGCTGCGCAGGCTGTTCTACACGAAAATAGAGTTGAGGGGGATTCAGGAGACTGTTTCCACAAATGGCATGGAAAGGCACGTTCTGTTCGATGTTTACATCGGCAAGGCACTTGCGTTGCTGGATGCGGAGGAACAGATGATGAAAGAGGTACTCCGGCATGGTGGAACGGAGGCAATGGGATTGAAGGAAGAGGCGGTATGCAGGAACGGGAAGAAGGGTTCTGTAACGCTGACGTGGAACGGCACGGACAGCGACTTGATAGAACTGGTGGCGGCGTTGATGGCTGCCGGAGTGATAGGAACAGCGGAAGGTAGGGAACTGAAAGTGGTGGATGTGATACGGGTGTTCGAGGAAGTTTTTCACTTGAAAATCAATGCCCTATATACCAAGCGTGGAAAGGTGTTTGACCGTTGTACGGACACCACTCCGTTCATCGACTCCCTGCGCAGGAGCTACAACCGGATGCTTGACGCACGGCTGGCGTAA
- a CDS encoding sigma-54-dependent transcriptional regulator gives MKSILIIEDDIVFSRTISNWLVKQGMKTQCVATIAEARRAIAGKPFSLILADMRLPDDNSLSLLEWMRERRCTVPVIIMTNYGEVENAVTAIKLGATDYLRKPVQPDILLELIVGIKEGDSGKPSFYRGESAKAQEMYRQIELIACADISVLLRGASGTGKEHVAHEIHERSHRWNKPYVPVDCGTVPEELAASEFFGHLKGAFTGAESDKAGLFRTADGGTLFLDEIGNLSYRTQVMLLRALQEKRYRPLGDTREYPFDIRLVAATNENLEKAIAEGRFREDLFHRLNEFTIRLPLLAECREDILPLADFFLEEANAELGKRTGGFDREARSRLAAYQWPGNMREMKNTVRGAVLLTPDGERIAAGSLAFSVREADGADASETLALNDAQKEKECIMRALEETGGNRKEAARLLGISRSTLYEKLRKYGFQ, from the coding sequence ATGAAGAGCATACTGATTATAGAGGATGACATCGTTTTCAGCCGTACCATAAGCAATTGGCTGGTGAAACAGGGCATGAAGACACAGTGCGTGGCGACCATAGCGGAGGCGCGCAGGGCGATTGCGGGGAAGCCGTTCAGTCTGATACTGGCCGACATGCGTCTGCCGGATGACAACAGCCTGTCCCTACTGGAATGGATGAGGGAAAGGCGGTGCACGGTCCCGGTCATCATCATGACCAACTACGGGGAAGTGGAGAATGCGGTGACAGCTATTAAGCTGGGTGCCACGGACTATCTGCGCAAACCCGTGCAGCCTGACATCCTGCTAGAGCTTATCGTCGGAATAAAGGAGGGAGACAGCGGCAAGCCGTCCTTCTACCGTGGCGAAAGCGCGAAGGCTCAGGAGATGTACAGGCAGATAGAACTGATAGCGTGCGCCGACATTTCGGTATTGCTGCGGGGGGCGTCGGGCACGGGGAAGGAACATGTGGCGCACGAGATACATGAACGAAGCCACAGATGGAACAAGCCGTATGTTCCCGTTGATTGCGGGACGGTTCCGGAAGAGCTGGCGGCATCGGAGTTCTTCGGACATCTGAAGGGGGCGTTTACGGGTGCGGAGAGCGACAAGGCGGGACTGTTCCGGACGGCTGACGGGGGTACGCTGTTTCTGGACGAAATAGGAAACCTCTCGTACCGGACACAAGTGATGCTGCTGAGGGCGTTGCAAGAAAAACGGTATAGGCCGCTGGGGGACACGAGGGAGTACCCGTTTGACATACGGCTGGTGGCCGCCACGAATGAGAATCTTGAGAAGGCCATTGCAGAGGGACGTTTCAGGGAGGATTTATTTCACCGGCTGAATGAATTTACCATACGCCTGCCGTTGTTGGCGGAATGCAGGGAGGACATACTGCCGCTTGCGGACTTCTTTCTTGAAGAGGCCAATGCCGAGCTGGGCAAAAGGACAGGTGGTTTCGACAGGGAGGCCCGGAGCAGGCTGGCTGCCTATCAGTGGCCGGGGAATATGAGGGAGATGAAGAATACGGTAAGGGGTGCCGTACTGCTTACGCCCGACGGAGAACGGATAGCCGCTGGAAGTCTGGCTTTTTCCGTTCGGGAAGCGGACGGGGCGGATGCGTCAGAGACGCTTGCGCTGAATGATGCGCAAAAAGAGAAGGAATGCATCATGCGGGCATTGGAAGAGACCGGAGGCAACCGTAAGGAGGCGGCAAGGCTGCTGGGAATATCAAGGAGCACACTTTATGAGAAATTACGGAAGTACGGCTTTCAATAA
- a CDS encoding DUF6047 family protein, with amino-acid sequence MFRFDFRDKGMIPPILGTDNADYLERLCPVLERERIHPSGVVRLRDAAFCEERGIAHLSSSAEHMTLLENEDYRRLGHRFGMDGDVIRNGLAAFPTCMVVEYEGKVLLFDKTDSGDRMLDAFLSRLAERFFDGKRKSGSLRFYEVAPLDAAYRAKIGDGQTVSSDMVRYGICVACCDMAPTLRNFNKLRNLQRQPIPLTGEQEQIVSSLVVQPDNVRFPNVEMRVRIPVKRKGQGMNI; translated from the coding sequence ATGTTCCGTTTCGATTTTAGGGACAAAGGCATGATTCCTCCCATACTCGGTACGGACAATGCGGATTATCTGGAACGGCTCTGTCCGGTGCTGGAACGGGAAAGGATACATCCGTCGGGGGTGGTGAGGCTCCGGGATGCGGCATTCTGCGAGGAAAGGGGGATTGCGCATCTGTCATCATCGGCAGAACATATGACCTTGCTGGAAAACGAGGATTACAGGCGTCTGGGACACCGTTTCGGAATGGACGGGGATGTGATACGCAACGGGCTGGCGGCTTTCCCCACCTGCATGGTGGTGGAATACGAGGGGAAGGTATTGCTGTTTGACAAGACAGACAGTGGGGACAGGATGCTGGATGCGTTTCTGAGCAGGCTGGCCGAACGTTTTTTTGACGGCAAGCGGAAATCCGGGAGTCTGAGATTTTATGAAGTGGCTCCGCTGGATGCTGCATACCGGGCTAAAATCGGTGACGGACAGACGGTTTCTTCGGATATGGTGAGATACGGGATTTGTGTGGCATGTTGCGACATGGCACCTACGCTGAGGAACTTCAACAAGCTGAGAAATCTGCAACGGCAGCCTATACCGCTGACCGGAGAGCAGGAGCAGATAGTCTCGTCACTGGTGGTACAACCGGATAACGTGCGATTCCCGAACGTGGAAATGAGGGTGCGGATTCCGGTAAAGAGAAAAGGACAAGGAATGAACATTTAA
- a CDS encoding helix-turn-helix domain-containing protein translates to MDTQEVCLALNISKRSLQSYRDYGIIPCSFIGGKYMYKESDLVRILIQKDK, encoded by the coding sequence CTGGATACCCAGGAAGTTTGTCTGGCTCTGAACATCTCTAAACGAAGTTTACAAAGTTATAGGGATTATGGGATCATTCCATGTTCTTTCATTGGTGGAAAATATATGTACAAGGAAAGTGATTTGGTCAGAATATTAATTCAAAAAGATAAATAG
- a CDS encoding DUF6047 family protein, which produces MSILNDIWNRIVRRTDRQKVTATEAAGTEKRVYAVATEEGVMLFSDTPKGMKARNSYLQHLADGFFNVAKVSETLRIYEIDLPTKRVAELADNCIEKLSKADLRSTDAQLRRSVVSFTPDKFADRSVLDGGVCWAKFDLRPDFHNFDRLTREFGLGISPRNYDVAALLYISENGYAGIVAADKVHPFSYEYEFRELAEKLEDSMKARMNAPLSAHDFGYAALQKEAREMAADLLQSEFHAKDGEFRLGARISWIERMETLHPMSRPHSEEVKTGKLPETYRRQETPRQKPSDRQRQARHVAPIAPQKKEKKQLIL; this is translated from the coding sequence ATGTCAATCCTGAATGATATTTGGAACCGTATCGTCCGGAGAACGGACCGGCAGAAAGTGACAGCAACGGAAGCTGCCGGAACAGAAAAACGGGTGTATGCCGTGGCCACCGAAGAGGGGGTGATGCTGTTCTCGGACACTCCGAAAGGAATGAAGGCACGTAACAGTTATCTGCAACATCTGGCCGACGGCTTCTTCAACGTGGCCAAAGTATCTGAAACTCTGCGGATATACGAGATAGACCTGCCTACCAAACGGGTAGCGGAACTGGCAGACAACTGTATCGAAAAGTTGTCCAAAGCGGATTTGCGGAGTACGGACGCACAATTGCGCAGGTCGGTGGTGAGCTTCACTCCCGACAAGTTTGCGGACAGGAGTGTATTGGACGGTGGTGTGTGCTGGGCAAAGTTTGACCTGCGGCCCGATTTCCATAATTTTGACCGGCTGACAAGGGAGTTTGGGCTGGGCATCTCGCCGCGGAACTATGATGTGGCGGCATTGCTGTACATTTCGGAAAACGGGTACGCCGGGATTGTTGCGGCAGACAAGGTACATCCTTTCAGCTATGAGTATGAGTTCAGGGAACTGGCGGAGAAACTGGAAGACAGCATGAAGGCACGGATGAACGCGCCTCTGTCGGCACACGACTTCGGCTATGCGGCCTTGCAGAAAGAGGCAAGGGAGATGGCGGCGGACTTGTTGCAATCGGAGTTCCATGCCAAGGATGGGGAGTTCAGGCTGGGCGCACGGATAAGCTGGATTGAAAGGATGGAAACGTTACATCCGATGTCGCGTCCACATTCGGAAGAGGTGAAGACCGGCAAGTTACCGGAGACATACCGCAGGCAGGAAACACCGAGACAAAAGCCTTCTGACAGACAACGGCAGGCGAGGCACGTCGCCCCCATTGCTCCGCAAAAGAAAGAGAAGAAACAATTAATCCTATAG
- a CDS encoding helix-turn-helix domain-containing protein — protein MDGVITKQSEEYIMIMGMLRKCSKEILEFQNLQVPVANEVYMTGEQVCSMLHISSRTLQKLRDEKGIAYTVIGGKFLYPLSKLQSVLEKNYRSYLR, from the coding sequence ATGGATGGGGTAATTACAAAACAATCAGAAGAATATATTATGATAATGGGGATGCTTAGAAAATGCTCAAAGGAAATTCTTGAATTTCAGAATTTGCAGGTTCCTGTAGCTAATGAGGTTTATATGACTGGTGAGCAGGTATGTAGTATGTTACATATATCAAGCAGGACTTTGCAAAAGTTGCGGGATGAAAAGGGGATAGCTTATACTGTTATAGGTGGCAAGTTCCTTTATCCTCTTTCCAAATTGCAATCAGTATTGGAAAAAAATTATAGAAGTTATCTTCGTTAA